Genomic window (Capsicum annuum cultivar UCD-10X-F1 chromosome 10, UCD10Xv1.1, whole genome shotgun sequence):
CAAATCGTGTGAGCTGCATGTATCCGTGTGAGAATTCCCATGTATACATGACACGTGTGTCTACTTTATTATAGTACATTCATCCTCCTCGAACtcctttattatattatattcatCCTCTTGAAATCCTGAATCCGCACCGATAAATTATGAATCCAATCCAACTAATGGTGAGTGTCTTTGCAGTTGCAATGGGAAGGAGATGCAGGATCTATCACCCTTAATGGTACTGTGTATAAATTAATTCAATGCCATTGGCATACTCCTTCTGAGCACAAAGTTGATGGACAAAGGTataagtatttaatttatttttttagctgACTCGTAAAATTTCACTAGATATATTATTGTTaatcaattaatatttaattGGCAGCTTGGCTATGGAAGCCCATTTGATTCATCAGAGTGTTAATGGCAAATTAACAGCTGTGATTGGTATCCTCTTCAATATTGGACCCCCAAACCCTTTTCTTAATGAGGTATCTAATCCTCTATCTTTTGAGCTCGACTAATCTAGATTTTCACGTTACGTAGCGTAACGCTCATCGATAATGAAAGTGCTTCAtaataagattttttttcatatcCAAACTCAATTCCGTAACTTTTGATTAAGGATAAAGAATTTTACGCATTCCACCATAACTTTTGAAGGTTGTTGTGAAATGTGTCAGTAGGACAGATGTCACATCACTTAACTTGCAATCGAACAGTCTAAATCTTGTCATATGTAACTGTaattgaaccgatagaaataagcaataccataaataaaagaaaacaagaagaacaTATAGATTTTACGTGAAAACTTTTGacggaaaaaaaaaaatcacggGCAGAGGAGGAAGAAATTTACTATAATGGAGAGGAGTATAATTAGGAGACGGAAGTCTCAATGGCGTATTTAAACGACCAAAAAATAACCCACTAaacgcacttatataatacgtgcgttCAAATAAATTCTAAGATCAATCCCTTTGATACCACAACAGACcccataaaaaatcacaaatgTGGGTCGCATCACGAACTTTTCAaggccggatcaacaaaattcgggtcacaaacgCTAATAGTAGCCATGTAAAAGGAAGGGTGGTTAATTGAGCATTTCTTATCAGAAATTTATATtctatttcaaattttagattttgatgaaatttctgaTTTCGACACAGTTGATCCACCATGCAAAGACAGTTGATCGTAAGGGTAAAAAAGTTGGACTGGTTGACCCAAACAAATTGGGAGTCAAAGCTGAACCATTCTATAGATACATTGGTTCACTTACTGTTCCTCCATGCACTGAGGGTATTGTTTGGAATGTACTACatcaggtatatatatatatatatatatatatatatccatctataaattttctatatttttctcaATACATACAAGTATATTTTTCAAGCTGTTTGAAGAAAATTAATCAACGGAGGTTAAAcgtctatgtatataaaaaataattttaatcgtacataaattgtatattttttcatCGAAGGAGGCTCGAATGAACCCTCTGACAGAGCCAACTTTGGACAAGGAATTCATCTAAATCCCCTTCgacagaaaattatactatttatgtaaggttaaaattattttctatgtaccccttcggttagttcgtatATTCACTTTTGAACCTTCTTAGTGAAAATCCTGGCTCCGTCACTGGTTGGCTCCGCCTCTgtgttcaagccgtggaaacactcttgcagaaatgtaaagTTGTGTACATAGTGGAAACTTTAATGTATCGCGCTGCCtttcttaatataaatattttatattttaatttacatttatACTGACTATATTATTTATTGGTTAATTTAGCCAAGGACTGTTTCCATGGATCAAATGATGGCATTGAGGAATGCTGTTAATGATGTAAGTATCATAAGTaactctttttttactttatacaAAAACACTGAATCAAAAGGAAGTATAAAGATATTTTCATGTGATCTATCTGTCATGAATTTGAGCCGTGAAAATAACTACGAATAGAATGTAACTGTTTCGTGAATTCTACTAATGTGGATGCTTTATGCATGCGCCAGGCCGTTTTTACTCATAGTTTTTAGAACGTATCCCTTCTGTGAATCCTAATAACGTGAGATGCTTTGTGCACCAGGTCGTCTTTACTCATAATTTTTAGAACTTGACCCTTCTGTGAATCCTTCTAATCTGGGATGCTTTGTGCACCAGACCGTCTTTACTCATAATTTTTAGAACTTGGCCCTTTCGCGAATCTTGCTAATGCGGGATGCTTTGTGCATGCATCAGGCCATCTTTCCTCATAAATTTTAGAACGCGGCCCTTCTGTAAATCCTGCTAACGTGGAATACTTTGTGCACCAAACCGTCTTTACTcataatatatttgtatttttttttatagggaTTTCAAGTAAATGCAAGACCAACTCAAGGCTTACGTAGAAGACCAGTGTATCTAGTTATGTAAGAAAGACCAAGAATTGGTGAATTATTAAGCTTCAAAATTTAATGACGATGGCATGTGAATTTTATTACatgcatgaaaaaaaaaaaagtttcttcaTTACAAAGTACCTTAATTAAATTACTCTATGGTTGGTGGTCAAGTGTTGgaaatgaaattaattaatttacCTTTTGGATGTATTTATATTTGGAATTTGGAGACCCCCCAAAAAATCATTATTTGAGGTCCACATGTATCTCCAAAAGCAAATATGTAATGTAATCTTCATGTTCTTTTTATTTCCAATACTTCATATACCATCTAATTTTATGAACTGATATTATAAAACAGATTCAAATCGTGGAACCAATCTTCTGCAGAAATTGCAgaataaaattatgtataataAATTTTTGAGGTTTGATTTTTCTACGGACCTCATGCATAATGAGAACTTAATGCATCGAGCTTCCTTTGATATTATAAAAGTATTTATATAAGATCAAAgtacttgaaaattaattcattatacaaaaaaatattaaatagtaaTTAGATTAAAACTTAAAAAAGATGGCATGTATTATGTAAATAGATTGGAGGATTGCAAGTATATATTATGGCTACTTAAGCTTTTGCATCGCATAATCTACGATAATTttgagaaagaagttagttttgaaaattACGCCATGCAAAAGTTTTAATTGAAGAGAAGATAACAGAAATATGTTACCGaactattaaaaatatttgagaattataatgaatctgttcttccattcttcttcacttaaatagcaaagttttttttttttctttttataattaatttaccTTTTggatgtatttatatttgtaaaccTAAAAAAGTCATTGTTTGATGTTCACATGTATCTCCAAAAGGAAATACGTAATGTAATCTTCATGTTCTTTTTCTTTCCAAAACTTGCATGTACCATCTTATTTTATGAAATGATATTATAAAAGTTAATTCATCAGGTCACAAATTCGAATCGTGAAAGCAATCTCGTGCAAAAATTATAGGATAAAGTTTACGTATAATAAATTTGGAGGTTCAATCTTTCTGCAGATCTcatgcatagcgggagcttagtgcaTCGGGCTTCCTTTGATATTATAAAAGTATTTATACGCAATCAAagtaattgaaaattaattataagTGAATCATTCCACAAAAATATATTAATGTCACTTGAAAAATATTGATAACTACGCTAACTTTGAGAAATAATAGGTTAGTTGAAAATCACGCCATGCTAAAGCTTTAGTTGAAGAGAAAATAGAAATATGTTATCGAACTATCAGAAATATTCGAGAATTATAATGTCATATGatttaaaacacataaataatGAATCCATTCTTCTATCCTTCTTCACTTAAATATCAAAGTTTTGTTTTCGATAATGTTTGAATTTATTGTTGCACTTTTAGTACAAGTTAAATTACTTTGTATAAACtcaaaacacaacaattttagtattaaaaaaattgaccaaTTCATCCATTTGCTTTCATCAGTAGTAAAGCTGAAATCTTTATTCATATAACACGTTACGTTCCCTAtaatatatagtacatatttcaagattatacaagtgtatatgtttatTCTCTATGtattaatatttcattttatattaaGAGgccgtttggttggaaaataagttattttgggACCAATATTTGAGATTAGTTATTTCACCTTCAAGatgagataaaaataatattatattcttTGAGATGAGTCATCTCATCATGTATTTTATCTTAATCAAATATTAATTCAGAAATTAGTTATCTCTTATCCCTCGTACCAAACGAGCTAAAATGTTTAGCTGAGTATAATggaaagtaaatatatatatatatatatatatatataaaattatattagtattatTTAATGGTTATTATCTTTAAAATCTTAGATCAGCAACAAAGCGGTCCAAGAGGCACAAAGACACGTAAAGATACACATTTAGGTatattttagctcattttttattttactattaattaaatttcaagttaatacaataattatttagttttaactttaaaatttacgTATTATATTAGTATTCGATGTGTGTGAGATATGACGGAAATAAGTTGAGatgtttaaatatatattttcaataggaAGTGTTTAATTGTTAgttgaaactaaattaaaatacttATGTATTATGACTCTTCATAAACTTATTGACCAATATTTGCTTTcgaattttaatttcaaaaattcaattaATCCGTTTCCTTATTCATATTTGTAAAGACTAAGAGCCAATTTGATCAGGATTCAAAATtagattgatttaaaattaaattttatttaaatatgtaattataaATCTcaaaagttttgtatttttcacataaatatgaaattttataacttatgaaatcatcaaaacttcttAATTTCATCAAACTGGTAAATTATAATTCACAAATAAAGTACTAGCTAGGAattcaattgactaattttatagAAATAACAAATTTCTGATATGCTCTATAAAGTAGGAAGTAAAGTAGATTGACTAATTACTTTCATAAGATATTGTTTTTAAATCTATCAAAAAATTACTTGGTTTGAAAGAGGGTGGTTATCCATATAGACGACTCAAAATTGATCCCTTTTGAGTCGAGTTTATCGCACAGGATTTGTCTAGTATGATTTACATTCCTTATGTGGTTTGCAGATTACTACACAGTGAGGGATACCTAATGCACACAAAGTGCTTATTCGAAAGACAAAAGCTTATGACTGAAATTATAGCGCTTGCGAATTATcctgattaaaaaaaaaacaataagtAGTTATCTATTACAAGTCTATCACCTACATTCAAGAATTAacatttgatttatttcttgtaACATTCATTTCATTCCAATTTAAATGGCTTAATTAAGTCTTGTTTAATATGCAAGTTACTTGACTAATTAAATTAAAGTCTCTTTGACCCCCTTTGGCTTTCCAAAGTCTATATAAACCAACCTTTTAGGTAATTTACCAAACAATTTCTCTCTTCTTCTAGGAAATTTCTTTGTGTCTAATcttcaaaattttcttcataaGTACAAGTGTTTGAAAATAATTGTGTAATATTTATCGAGTTGATgtcacaatataatattttatgataGTTTTTTCTATAGTTTTAGTTCCTGTTTGATATCGATATGCTATTTTCTAATATTATACAAACACATATTACACATTTATTATGCTAAACGCAAATATTAGTGTGTAAAATTTTTATCCTATTCAATATTCTCTTTAATTCAATCCTTTTATgaataaaactcaaaatttctAACTAATActctctttaatttctatttaCGCGATACATTTTCtttagtcaattttatttttaaaaaaatacttatttctatatttagtagtaatttgactttaaaatatcaatttcatCTTAACGAAATGATCaaaatatatgaattattttaaaatatagattttataagttttactttcttaaatttcgtaTTAAATAAACtagattatataaaataaattttacttttttaaatttgatattaaatAAATTAGATCATAAGTGTTTGTTTCTCTTTCTCCCACCTATACACAAATCTtacaaaaatttccaaaaaaacaACACACATAcgaaaaccaaaatcaagaaacACATACAAGATTTCCTCAATCTGAGGAAAAACACAACACAGACACACATACATCCCACATCAAGAACCTTCACTTTCACTGACACCATCTGAAAAACTCCTGGCACAAATCCCAAGAAACAGCAATGTCATCATCATCACCAACATCAACACAATCAGAAAAACAAACCCTTTTCATTGCATCCTTAATCATCTTTTGGTACTCATCCAACATTGGTGTCCTTCTCCTTAACAAGCTGTTACTCTCAAACTATGGTTTTTCTTTCCCGATTTTCCTAACAATGTGTCATATGTCAGCATGTGCTGTACTTAGTTATGTTTCAATTGTTTTCTTGAAAATTGTGCCATTTCAAAGGATCAGATCAAGATCTCAGTTTTTAAGAATTGCTACACTTAGTATTGTGTTTTGTGGTTCTGTTGTTGGTGGGAATATTTCATTGAGGTATCTTCCTGTTTCATTCAATCAAGCTGTTGGTGCAACAACACCTTTTTTTACAGCTTTGTTTGCTTATATGATCACTCAGAAGAGAGAAGCTTGGACTACTTATGGTTGCCTTGTTCCTGTTGTTGCTGGTGTTGTTATTGCTAGTGGGGTATGTTGACATTTGcttaaagatttgatctttttggtgatttttcagattttattgTTTACTTTATATTGATCTTGTTGTGATTTGGTGTAATGGAAAAAAGAGGAACCTTACTGTAGTTGATCTATACAGTGACTGTTGCATTTTAGgaaaatcttagtagttcagttcAGTTGTTCCTGTGGTTGCTGGTGTTGTTATTGCAAGTGGGGTATGTTGAAAATTGcttaaagatttgattttttggttgatttgaaatatttgttaTTTGCTTTCTGTTGATCTTGCTTGGGGCATGTTGAAAAATGTTTAAAGATTTGTCATTTTGGgtcaattttcaaattttgttattACTTTCTATTGATCTTAAGGTAGTGGTGAGGTATGCGTACagtctaccctccccagaccccatcaCATCTTGTGAGATTATACTGTgtatgttgttggtgttgttgtttctATTGATCTTGCTAGATTATGTTGAAAAATGGTTTAAGATTTGTCTTTTTgggttgattttcaatttttgatgtTTGCTTTTTAGAGATCTTGCTGGGGTATTTTGAAAATTGCTTAAGGATTTGAtcttttttgtcaattttcataatttgtttgtattttcaaTTGATCTTGCTGGGGtatgttgaaaaatatttaaagcttgGATTACTTATGATTGCCTTGTTCATGTGTCTGCTGGTGTTGTTATTGCTAATGGGATATGTTGAATTTTTCGTTTAAAGATTTGATCTTGCTATTGGTTCAAGttttcaaattttgttatttGCTTTTTGTTGATCTTGCTGTGATTTGGTTTTATGACCCTTTTGGATCTTTCATCTTTTCCTTATTGTAGTTGATCTATACAGTGACTACATTTTAGGGAAATCTTAGTAATTCAGTTGGTTGGCTACGCAAACTTTTATCTTGTTGGTGACTTGATGCTGTTATTGCTAGTGGGTTATGTTGAAAAGTGCGTACAGATTTGATCTTTTTGGTTTGATTTTCATTTCTTGATATTTGCTTTCTGTTGATTTTGCTGGGGTCTGTAGGAAATTgtttaaagttttgatcttttttgtcaattttcatattttgttagtATTTTCTATTGATCTTGCTGAGGtatgttgaaaatatttaaaGCTTGGATTACTTATGGTTGCCTTGTTCATGTGATTGCTGGTGTTGTTATTGCTAGTGGGGTACGTTGAATTTTgtttaataaagatttgatcttgcTATTGGTTTATGTTTTCAGATTTTGTTATTTGCTTTCTATTGATCTTGCTGGGGTATGTTGAGAAATGGTTAAAGAGTTGTCCTTTTGGGTTTGTTTCAAATTTTGTTATTACTTTCTATCAATCTtaaggtagtggtaaggtctgcgtacgcTCTACCCTCCCAAGACCCCGTCTTGTGAGAGTACACTccgtatgttgttgttgtttctattGATCTTGCTGAGGTATGTTTAAAAATGTTTACAGATTTGTCTTTTTGGTacaatgtttgaaattttgttatttgCTTTCTGATGATCTTGCTGGGGCATGTTGAAGAATGCGTAAAGATTTCTCTTTTTTGGGTAATGTTCAATTTTTGTTATTTGCTCTCTAGTGACCAAGGTAGTGTAAGGTCTGcgtattatgttgttgttgttatacttGATCTATACTTGCTACAAAATTGGAGGATTTTTGAAGGTTTCCTTTTAAAGTGTGAATCGTATAGCTTGAGATTAGATCTGAAATTTGCTTGCTTCTTTGATACATTATGCAAATTCTaatgttttctttttctctacATTGCACTTATATTGTtgaaattgatttcaaatgtAGTCACCATTTTATACGAAGAAGTGTGATAAAGATGAGaccatataaaataaatattcatcaaatttacTATTTTCCGATTTGTTCTTTCATCGATGGGGCcttaaaacaaaatgaaaaatcgGAAAAATGATTCATTCCCCTTTCTATAAGGAGTGGATCTTTGGTTGATCTGTCCTCTCCACCCCTCCTTTCTTCGTAGATTATTAGCCCTGGGACACGAAACTGAGAGATCCAAATTCTGCTGGTGCGAATTTAAGATTTGAAGCAAATAGGAAGTGGTAATTAACTATTTGTAGCTTCTAAGTAATGAaggagagccttggagtaactggtaaagttgctgccatgtgattaggaggtcacaggttcaagctgTGGAAATAGCCCCTTGCAAAAATGTAAGGTGAGActgcgtacaatagatccttgtggttgggcccttccccggaccttgcgcatagcgggagcttagtgcactgggctgccctttttaaGCTAATTGATGTCTGAAGTTGCAAATATAGTTTGAAGTTTGAACAGCTATTGGTCCAAAGTATGCCCAGTCAGGAGTAAGCGAATGATATTAGTATAATGGCTGTGCACTAGCAGGAATAACCTCTATGTAAGATATTTTGTCTTCTTAAATGTTAGTCTTTACCTGTTGGTTCTTGATATCAGTTACGccatcataagaaaaaaaatttaacatcttgaatttaaaaactcttgcacccaagggtgtggcctagtggttcaatgaagtggggTTGagtaccatgaggtctcaggttcaaatcccaaCGAAGACaaactaggtgatttcttcccatctgttctacccttggtggatagagttacctgatACCTgatgctggtgggaggtgacaggtattccatggaattagtcgaggtccTGGCaaggacaccacggttatcaaaaaaaaaagctCTTCTACTAGTTGAGATTCTCAATCCTCTTTCCAATGACTCTTTTTCGTGATGTGATCTTTTAATGGTCTGATAAGTATCTTTTGTTGGCAGGGTGAACCAAGCTTCCACCTTTATGGATTTATCATGTGTATAAGTGCAACTGCCGCTAGAGCCTTTAAGTCTGTTCTTCAAGGCGTTCTTCTTTCCAATGAAGGGTTAGTATTTTCCTGCTTCCAGCCATCTGTTTATGTTTTAAGTATTGTAATTCTTGTTGGTGGTTCTTTTCTTATCCTTATAATAGTCAGTTTATGGAAATAGATGTAACCATGTTCCTTCTGGTCTATGTGAACTCTTTCACTCCAGCACTATGCATTTCTGCGTGTTTGCTGGGCGTGTAAAAGATGAAGTGGAATGAGGTAGCATATTCTGTGCACTTCTCGTGGCCTTTCCTTCGATTGAAACATTCGCACTATTAAAAACAGTTCGACAGCAACGGCGATGAAACCTcttgactttttttcttttgataagtCCTTCCATGGATCGTACGAGGATGCAAAGGGTGATTTAGGAACTTTTGCATGCAAAGCTTGTAAAAGGTCTAGCGAAATGGCTGCCATTTTAAAGTCCTATAAGGTGGCAGCAGGTTGACATCAATCTCCCTTAGCAGTGACTGTTGATGGAACAATTTTCTTGTCTGTCCATTAGTGAAACAAACAAATAGAAGTGCAAAAGTTTGATGTACTTTATTTCAAACTATTGAAGAGACTGCGGCAAAGAGGGGGAGTTAAGTTTTGAAGTCGATGAATGAACTAGAATGGATAGGTTGATTGGCTTGAGGAGATCTCACCAAATCAGTTGGGAGGAATGCACACAGcaatttgaatatcaaaattgTGCAAGATTATCAGGTGTTATCATGGACATCGACGGGTTGAGCCAGGCAAGGATAACCACATATAAAGGACAGAAATGAGCGTGAATTTAGTAGCTGACAAGTAGTGTCACAAACATAAAGGGCCCAGACGATAAGGAGGCCCAGCCAGCATGTCTAAAGCCAAATGCCTGTATAAAGATCCAGTAACTA
Coding sequences:
- the LOC107843904 gene encoding alpha carbonic anhydrase 4 isoform X1; amino-acid sequence: MAKTIFFPVVLSFIFILSYTMCINANATGKNAGGKNEVDDEKPFSYLLGTTEGPYKWGTLKPNWKICDTGLFQSPINFRNKTVKVTKRIPHFTPNYKISSATIMNRGHDIKLQWEGDAGSITLNGTVYKLIQCHWHTPSEHKVDGQSLAMEAHLIHQSVNGKLTAVIGILFNIGPPNPFLNELIHHAKTVDRKGKKVGLVDPNKLGVKAEPFYRYIGSLTVPPCTEGIVWNVLHQPRTVSMDQMMALRNAVNDGFQVNARPTQGLRRRPVYLVM
- the LOC107843904 gene encoding alpha carbonic anhydrase 4 isoform X2, producing MLKIIGKNEVDDEKPFSYLLGTTEGPYKWGTLKPNWKICDTGLFQSPINFRNKTVKVTKRIPHFTPNYKISSATIMNRGHDIKLQWEGDAGSITLNGTVYKLIQCHWHTPSEHKVDGQSLAMEAHLIHQSVNGKLTAVIGILFNIGPPNPFLNELIHHAKTVDRKGKKVGLVDPNKLGVKAEPFYRYIGSLTVPPCTEGIVWNVLHQPRTVSMDQMMALRNAVNDGFQVNARPTQGLRRRPVYLVM
- the LOC107843907 gene encoding UDP-URONIC ACID TRANSPORTER 1, which produces MSSSSPTSTQSEKQTLFIASLIIFWYSSNIGVLLLNKLLLSNYGFSFPIFLTMCHMSACAVLSYVSIVFLKIVPFQRIRSRSQFLRIATLSIVFCGSVVGGNISLRYLPVSFNQAVGATTPFFTALFAYMITQKREAWTTYGCLVPVVAGVVIASGGEPSFHLYGFIMCISATAARAFKSVLQGVLLSNEGEKLNSMNLLLYMSPIAVLALLPATLIMEPNVIDATITLAMTHRHLVLLILINSIMAYGANLLNFLVTKHTSALTLQVLGNAKGAVAVVISILLFRNPVTFIGIAGYAMTVMGVVAYGESKRRSK